The following nucleotide sequence is from Phycisphaera sp..
ATGGTCATGTCCTTCATCTGCGTGCCGCTGGTGGTCGTACCACTGCGGTCGGTCGACCGACGATCGGTTGTCGAGGTGGACACGGGCGACGAATCGACGCTCTTAAACACGATGCGGCGGTCCGAACGGTCGAATTTGCCAGTAAAATTATGGATTGTGCCGCTCTGGCCGGTCATGAGGGCAAGGTTGTATTCGTCGCTGTTCTGGTCATACCCCAGGAACGACATGCTCTGGAGGTTGCTGTTGTCCATTTGGCCCATGCCGTCTCGCTCCTGGGCCTGACGGTCGGCATCCCGCTGGGGATTGTTGCCGGCGTCGCGATCCTGCCGGTCGGGCGTGCGGCCGGTCGTGGAACGCGTTGTCGCTCCATCGGCACCGAAGATGCTCTTGGTTTGCAGGATATTGCCGCCCAGGATGGCGTTCGAGCGGGCCATGCCGTCGGCGGAACTCATCTGGCCCGAGCCGCGCTCGCTGCCACGCTCGCCGCGCTCCTGGATGTTCTCACGGTCGCGTCGATCTTGCTCGCGCGTGCCATCTTGACGATCAATCTCGGTGCCCTCACGCTCGATGTCGCGTTCACGCGGGTTGCGATCGGTCCCCTGGTCGGGGTTGGTTGAGTCCAGGCGATCACGGTTCAAACCGGTGCGGTCGGAATCAGTGGTGCCCAGCCGTGAGCGGGTCATGGCGTCCCACTGGGTTCGGTTGACCTGGATGTTGACGTTCCAGATGCCCTCGAGGGATGTGAGGATGTTGTTGGCGGTGGAGCGTTGGCCTTCCTGCCGAGCAGCCCGGCTGGCTTCGCCGAGGCGGTCCCGGCCATCTTGCTGGACGCCGTCACGGCGATTGTCGTTGTTGCGGCTCTGGGCGGTGGCGGTCGTTGCGATCATGGCCAGTGCCATACCACTGACAAGGATGAGTTGTTTGGCTTGCATAGTGATGCTCCCTTTTCTCGGTGTACGCCGGATTGGCGCCAGCTCGGTGTTTCCCGCGTTCGACGCCAAGGCGGCAGTCGTTAGATAAGCATCCCTCGCGAGCGTGGAACCTCGCTGAAGTAGGAGTGATTTTGGATTTATTCTGGTGCGCGAGCGCGCTACCGGGCTCTAGGACCGGCCTGGGGCCGGCGTACGGCCCGAGATGCGGGTTTCCAGCCGGTCGAGTTCGGCGGCAAAATTCGGGTCGGCGTCGCGCAATTCGGCGATCTTGCTGGCCCCGTGCATGACCGTGGTGTGGTCGCGACCACCCAGATAACCGCCGATCTCTTCGAGCGAGTGGCGGGTGTGCTTGCGGGCGAGGTACATGACCACCTGCCTGGGGCGGGCGATGGACCGGGTCTTCTTCTTGGCCTGCAGGTCGCTGAGCTTGACGCCATAGAAGCCGATGGCGGCGTCGAGGACGGCCTGCATCGTGGCACTCGTGGGGGCATCAACTTGGTCGGGAGCGTGGATGGTCTCGCGGGCGAGTTGGAGGTCAACCTGGCGTTCGTCAACCGAGGCGCGGATCTGGAGGTTGGTGATCGCGCCCTCGAGCTCGCGGATGTTGGTGTCGATGCAGGCCGCCACGTGCTCGGCCACGCCCTCGCCAAGAGCAAGCCCCCGCAGGCGGGCCTTGGTCTGCACGATGGCGATGCGGGTCTCGTAGTCGGGCGCCTCTACGGATGTGACCAGCCCCCATTTGAAGCGGCTGACCAATCGGTCTTCGAGGTCGGGGATGTCTTCGGGGGGCGCGTCGGAGCTGAGCACGATCTGGCGGTTGGTCTGGTAGAGCGCGTTGAAGGTGTGGAAGAACTCTTCCTGCGTGCGATCACGCTTAGCCAGGAAGTGGACGTCGTCGATGACGAGCATGTTGACCTGGCGGAACTCGTTTCGGAAGTCGCTCATGCGGCCTGCCTGGACCGATTCCATGAACTGGTTGGTGAACTCGTCGCACGAGACGTACTCGATTGTCCAGTCGGGGTGCTGGGCCTTGATGCGGATGCAGATGGACTGGAGCAGGTGGGTCTTGCCCAGGCCGACGTCGCCGTGGATGAACAGCGGGTTGTAGCGGCGGCCGGGCTCTTCGGCGACGGCCTGGGCGGCGGCGTGGGCCAGACGGTTGCCCGGGCCCACGATAAAGTTGGCGAAGGTGTTGTCGGCGTTGATGGCCAGTTGCCGGGCGATGCGGGCCGGCTGGGGGCCCTGGCCGGTGGGGCCGACGAAACGGACGTTCACGAACTGGCCCGAGGCCATGCGTGCGGCGTCGGTGAACGGGCGGCTGCACTCGCGGTCCATGTGGTCGCGCTGCACCTCGCTCGCGCATCGC
It contains:
- the dnaA gene encoding chromosomal replication initiator protein DnaA is translated as MGFVSAANSGNGTPEDRQGALSRREATDLWAKALVTVQAEHPTLVRVWFEELEPTSLDSGLLVVRCASEVQRDHMDRECSRPFTDAARMASGQFVNVRFVGPTGQGPQPARIARQLAINADNTFANFIVGPGNRLAHAAAQAVAEEPGRRYNPLFIHGDVGLGKTHLLQSICIRIKAQHPDWTIEYVSCDEFTNQFMESVQAGRMSDFRNEFRQVNMLVIDDVHFLAKRDRTQEEFFHTFNALYQTNRQIVLSSDAPPEDIPDLEDRLVSRFKWGLVTSVEAPDYETRIAIVQTKARLRGLALGEGVAEHVAACIDTNIRELEGAITNLQIRASVDERQVDLQLARETIHAPDQVDAPTSATMQAVLDAAIGFYGVKLSDLQAKKKTRSIARPRQVVMYLARKHTRHSLEEIGGYLGGRDHTTVMHGASKIAELRDADPNFAAELDRLETRISGRTPAPGRS